In one Umezawaea sp. Da 62-37 genomic region, the following are encoded:
- a CDS encoding sigma-70 family RNA polymerase sigma factor, producing MTNLGDGLDAEVGAAVGGDRPAIERLLASIRPLVVRYCRARVGRQERSFASADDVAQEVCLAVLTALPSYRDQGRPFLAFVYGIAAHKVADSHRSASRNRSEPVSEVPDGPETEAGPEQRAMQGELTGQMAQLLRVLPEKQREILLLRVVVGLSAEETADAVGSTPGAVRVAQHRALSRLRKTLAAEEVV from the coding sequence ATGACCAACTTGGGGGACGGACTGGACGCCGAAGTAGGCGCGGCCGTCGGAGGTGACAGGCCCGCCATCGAGCGCCTGTTGGCTTCGATCCGTCCCTTGGTGGTGCGGTATTGCCGCGCCCGAGTCGGAAGACAGGAAAGGTCTTTCGCTTCGGCGGACGACGTGGCCCAGGAGGTGTGTCTCGCGGTGTTGACGGCCCTGCCCAGCTACCGCGACCAAGGTCGGCCCTTCCTCGCGTTCGTGTACGGCATCGCCGCGCACAAGGTGGCCGACTCCCACCGCTCAGCCTCCAGGAACCGCTCAGAGCCGGTTTCGGAAGTGCCGGACGGACCCGAGACCGAAGCGGGTCCTGAACAGCGCGCCATGCAGGGCGAACTCACCGGTCAAATGGCCCAACTCTTGCGCGTACTGCCCGAGAAGCAGCGGGAGATCCTGCTGCTCAGGGTGGTGGTCGGCTTGTCGGCCGAGGAGACCGCTGACGCGGTCGGGTCGACTCCGGGAGCTGTCAGGGTGGCGCAGCACCGCGCGCTGTCCAGGCTCCGCAAGACGTTGGCAGCCGAGGAGGTGGTCTGA
- a CDS encoding DUF5319 domain-containing protein, with amino-acid sequence MPHDALPPDPFAEDPEDPAKAMAEPEEDHEHPEIGDEERAELVGDLSDLAVYQALLEPGGVRGIVVDCGECEEPHFHDWALLRASLEQLLHDGRMRPHEPAYDPDPSSYVTWEYCRGYADGVTATEEAR; translated from the coding sequence GTGCCGCACGACGCCTTGCCGCCAGACCCGTTCGCCGAGGATCCGGAGGATCCGGCGAAGGCCATGGCCGAGCCAGAAGAAGACCACGAGCACCCCGAGATCGGCGACGAGGAGCGCGCCGAACTCGTGGGTGACCTGAGCGACCTCGCCGTGTACCAGGCGCTGCTGGAACCCGGTGGTGTGCGGGGGATAGTGGTCGACTGCGGGGAGTGCGAGGAACCGCACTTCCACGACTGGGCGCTGCTGCGGGCCAGTCTCGAGCAGCTCCTGCACGACGGCCGGATGCGCCCGCACGAGCCCGCGTACGACCCGGACCCGTCGTCCTACGTCACCTGGGAGTACTGCCGGGGCTACGCGGACGGCGTCACCGCGACCGAGGAAGCCCGCTGA
- a CDS encoding response regulator transcription factor: MTTVLICDDRRSVREGLTRVMSAVPGVSRIDCVAHGDELLARFSRQPVDVVLVGTQRAVPTGVEATRRLVSANPQANVIVFGAPDDAGSIAAAIAGGARGYLRWDASRPELVAALAHTLASTSVPAPRQPSDPGVQLTERELQVLRGMSQGKSNGQIGRELYLSEDTVKTHARRLFRKLGVRDRAQAVAHGFRRGLVS, from the coding sequence GTGACTACGGTCCTTATTTGCGACGACCGGCGCAGCGTGCGGGAGGGCCTCACCCGTGTCATGTCGGCCGTCCCCGGGGTTAGTCGCATCGACTGCGTAGCGCACGGTGACGAGTTGTTGGCTCGCTTTTCGAGGCAGCCAGTCGACGTCGTGCTGGTCGGTACCCAGCGCGCCGTCCCGACCGGGGTGGAAGCAACCCGGCGACTCGTCTCGGCCAACCCGCAGGCCAACGTCATCGTGTTCGGTGCCCCGGACGACGCGGGCAGCATCGCCGCCGCGATCGCGGGTGGCGCCCGCGGTTACCTCCGCTGGGACGCCTCGCGTCCCGAGCTGGTGGCCGCGCTGGCCCACACCCTCGCGAGCACGTCGGTGCCTGCCCCTCGTCAACCCTCGGATCCCGGCGTCCAGCTCACCGAGCGCGAGCTCCAGGTGCTGCGCGGCATGAGCCAGGGCAAGAGCAACGGACAGATCGGGCGCGAGCTCTACCTGTCCGAGGACACCGTGAAGACCCACGCGCGGAGGCTCTTCCGCAAGCTGGGTGTGCGCGACCGGGCTCAGGCGGTCGCCCACGGCTTCCGCCGTGGCCTCGTGTCCTAG
- a CDS encoding MerR family transcriptional regulator, which yields MTHPEHPAAPTGGERETGAAEEDPVTELLLSVAAVARRLGVAPATLRTWDRRYGLGPGDHTTGRHRRYAPRDIARLELMQRALLRGASSAEAAKYALTASVPAPRSLSPSAAAPAPVLTGGEFEAGTAAAGGRGLRMPGASRRARGLGRAVLAMDSAAAQQILADSLGEDGVVETWDEVVRPLLGAMAARWEHSGAGVEVSHLLNECVLAAMIRVTPLVTTPRNHRPVLLACMPDERHNIPLYPLAAVLSQRGVGIRQLGAALPAEALRSAVRRIAPAAVVLWAQLPRYADPGALAALPRTRQQVRLFVGGPGWERGVVPPTAERIDDLGTAVAAIEKAVC from the coding sequence ATGACGCATCCGGAGCACCCCGCCGCGCCGACCGGTGGTGAGCGGGAAACCGGCGCGGCAGAAGAAGATCCGGTCACCGAGCTGTTGTTGTCGGTGGCCGCCGTGGCCCGTCGGCTGGGGGTCGCGCCCGCGACTCTGCGGACCTGGGACCGGCGTTACGGGCTCGGACCCGGTGATCACACGACCGGGCGACACCGCAGGTACGCGCCGCGCGACATCGCCAGACTGGAGCTCATGCAGCGGGCACTGCTGCGGGGGGCGTCGTCGGCGGAAGCCGCGAAGTACGCGCTCACCGCCAGCGTTCCCGCACCTCGATCGCTGTCGCCGTCGGCGGCCGCACCGGCACCGGTGCTCACCGGTGGCGAGTTCGAGGCGGGAACGGCTGCCGCGGGCGGCCGGGGCCTGAGGATGCCGGGAGCGAGCCGCCGGGCGCGGGGGCTCGGTCGGGCGGTCCTCGCGATGGACTCGGCCGCCGCGCAGCAGATCCTCGCCGATTCGCTCGGCGAGGACGGCGTGGTCGAGACCTGGGACGAGGTGGTGCGGCCGCTGCTCGGGGCGATGGCCGCGCGGTGGGAGCACTCGGGGGCGGGCGTCGAGGTCTCGCACCTCCTCAACGAGTGCGTGCTCGCCGCGATGATCCGGGTGACGCCACTGGTGACCACTCCCCGCAACCACCGCCCGGTGCTGCTGGCGTGCATGCCGGACGAGCGGCACAACATCCCGCTGTACCCGTTGGCGGCGGTCCTGTCGCAGCGCGGGGTGGGGATTCGTCAGCTCGGCGCGGCACTTCCGGCGGAGGCGCTGCGCTCCGCCGTGCGGCGCATCGCGCCGGCCGCCGTGGTGCTCTGGGCGCAGCTCCCGCGCTACGCCGATCCGGGGGCGCTCGCGGCGCTGCCGCGAACGAGGCAGCAGGTTCGCCTGTTCGTGGGCGGCCCCGGTTGGGAACGGGGTGTCGTGCCCCCGACGGCCGAGCGGATCGACGACCTGGGGACGGCGGTGGCGGCGATCGAGAAGGCCGTCTGCTGA
- a CDS encoding WhiB family transcriptional regulator yields the protein MADTRRLPGPNADVWDWQMTGSCRGMDSAFFFHPDGERGPARARREARAKAVCLACPVLEMCRRHALAVQEPYGIWGGLSESERDNIIKSRKRQLALT from the coding sequence ATGGCGGACACCAGAAGGCTCCCCGGCCCCAACGCCGACGTCTGGGACTGGCAGATGACCGGGTCTTGTCGCGGTATGGACAGCGCGTTCTTCTTCCACCCCGACGGCGAACGCGGCCCCGCACGGGCCAGGCGCGAAGCACGGGCCAAAGCGGTCTGCCTGGCCTGCCCGGTCCTGGAGATGTGCAGGCGCCACGCACTCGCCGTGCAGGAGCCCTACGGAATCTGGGGCGGCCTGTCGGAGTCGGAACGGGACAACATCATCAAGTCGCGGAAACGCCAACTAGCACTGACCTGA
- a CDS encoding anti-sigma-D factor RsdA, whose amino-acid sequence MADQHEKDNGEVVRGQRRRAQLPSDEQVDLGGDSSPSDLSGIQADDALLDALGGKDPDRVGELVQDDLNALLLAWRHDVDSQAIGALVDTDTAIATIVAARPAPRSRHRFLIPLASAAAVLAIAFTGVSLVARDAQPGDPLWTLTRVLYADHARSVEAAVAVKGDLDAARAALREGKVNEAKDALDKAGVALPKVSSDDGHGGLLQTHEQLLVELTSTTTNPASTSDSSTTKTKEPKPTKSSSTSPTTDSSDTTTPETSSSTTTTEPVSSSSQPSIPPPPPPEETTDATTSGFTPRSESDPVPTP is encoded by the coding sequence GTGGCCGACCAGCACGAGAAGGACAACGGAGAAGTCGTGCGCGGACAGCGAAGGAGAGCCCAGCTCCCTTCAGACGAACAAGTGGACCTCGGTGGCGACTCGTCCCCCTCGGACCTGTCCGGCATCCAGGCCGACGACGCGCTGCTCGACGCGCTGGGAGGCAAGGACCCGGATCGCGTCGGCGAGCTCGTCCAGGACGACCTGAACGCACTGCTGCTCGCCTGGCGCCACGACGTGGACAGCCAGGCCATCGGTGCCCTCGTCGACACCGACACAGCCATCGCGACCATCGTGGCCGCCCGTCCGGCCCCCCGGTCGCGGCACCGCTTCCTGATCCCGCTGGCCAGCGCCGCGGCCGTGCTCGCCATCGCGTTCACCGGCGTCAGCCTGGTCGCCCGCGACGCCCAGCCGGGCGACCCGCTGTGGACCCTCACCCGCGTCCTCTACGCCGACCACGCCCGGTCGGTCGAGGCGGCCGTGGCCGTGAAGGGCGATCTCGACGCGGCGCGCGCCGCACTGCGCGAAGGCAAGGTCAACGAGGCCAAGGACGCGCTGGACAAGGCGGGGGTCGCCCTGCCGAAGGTGTCGTCCGACGACGGCCACGGCGGCCTGCTGCAGACGCATGAGCAGCTGCTGGTCGAGTTGACCAGCACGACGACGAACCCGGCTTCCACGTCGGACAGCAGCACGACCAAGACGAAGGAACCGAAGCCGACCAAGTCGAGTTCCACGAGCCCGACCACGGACTCGAGCGACACGACCACGCCGGAGACCTCGTCGTCGACCACCACGACGGAGCCGGTGTCGAGCTCCAGCCAGCCGAGCATCCCGCCGCCGCCTCCGCCGGAGGAGACGACCGACGCGACGACGAGCGGGTTCACCCCGAGGTCGGAGTCCGACCCGGTGCCCACGCCCTAG
- the guaB gene encoding IMP dehydrogenase, giving the protein MTSELNVDGVPSKFAMLGLTFDDVLLQPAESDVVPSNVDTSTRISRNITLRIPLASAAMDTVTEARMAISMARQGGIGVLHRNLSIEDQASQAETVKRSEAGMVTDPVTCTPEDTIAHVDDLCARYRISGVPVTDPSGKLVGIITNRDMRFEVDHKRKVAEVMTKGPLVTAQVGVSAEAALGLLRRHKIEKLPIVDGDGKLQGLITVKDFVKTEQYPLASKDPDGRLLCAAAVGVGDDAFARSMALADAGIDVLMVDTAHGHSRAVLEMVAKLKKELGDTVDVVGGNVATRTGAQAMVDAGADGVKVGVGPGSICTTRVVAGVGVPQITAIHEAYLACYPAGVPVIGDGGIQYSGDIAKAIAAGASAVMVGSLVAGTAEAPGDLILVNGKQFKTYRGMGSLAAMSSRGDTKSYSKDRYFQDDVLSEDKLVPEGIEGRTPFRGPLAQVAYQLIGGLRMAMGYTGSSTIAELQNAQLVRITAAGLKESHPHDITMTVEAPNYTTR; this is encoded by the coding sequence ATGACCAGCGAGCTCAACGTTGACGGAGTCCCGAGCAAGTTCGCGATGCTGGGACTGACCTTCGATGACGTCCTGTTGCAGCCTGCGGAGTCGGACGTCGTACCCAGCAACGTCGACACCAGCACCAGGATCTCCCGCAACATCACCCTGCGGATCCCGCTGGCCTCCGCCGCGATGGACACGGTGACCGAGGCGCGGATGGCCATCTCGATGGCCCGCCAGGGCGGCATCGGCGTGCTGCACCGCAACCTGTCGATCGAGGACCAGGCCAGCCAGGCGGAGACGGTGAAGCGCTCCGAGGCCGGCATGGTGACCGACCCGGTGACCTGCACGCCCGAGGACACCATCGCGCACGTCGACGACCTGTGCGCCCGGTACCGGATCTCCGGTGTCCCGGTGACGGACCCGTCCGGCAAGCTCGTCGGCATCATCACCAACCGCGACATGCGCTTCGAGGTGGACCACAAGCGCAAGGTCGCCGAGGTCATGACCAAGGGGCCGCTGGTCACCGCGCAGGTCGGCGTGTCGGCTGAGGCCGCGCTGGGTCTGCTGCGCCGCCACAAGATCGAGAAGCTGCCGATCGTGGACGGCGACGGCAAGCTCCAGGGCCTGATCACCGTCAAGGACTTCGTCAAGACCGAGCAGTACCCGCTGGCCTCCAAGGACCCCGACGGCAGGCTGCTGTGCGCCGCCGCGGTCGGTGTCGGCGACGACGCGTTCGCCCGCTCGATGGCGCTGGCCGACGCGGGCATCGACGTGCTGATGGTCGACACCGCGCACGGCCACTCGCGCGCCGTGCTGGAGATGGTCGCCAAGCTCAAGAAGGAGCTCGGCGACACGGTCGACGTGGTCGGCGGCAACGTCGCGACCCGCACCGGCGCCCAGGCCATGGTCGACGCGGGCGCGGACGGCGTGAAGGTCGGCGTCGGGCCCGGCTCGATCTGCACGACCCGCGTGGTCGCGGGCGTCGGCGTCCCGCAGATCACCGCGATCCACGAGGCGTACCTGGCTTGCTACCCGGCCGGTGTGCCGGTGATCGGCGACGGCGGCATCCAGTACTCCGGCGACATCGCGAAGGCGATCGCCGCCGGTGCCAGCGCGGTCATGGTCGGCAGCCTGGTCGCTGGCACCGCCGAGGCGCCCGGCGACCTGATCCTGGTCAACGGCAAGCAGTTCAAGACCTACCGCGGCATGGGTTCGCTGGCCGCGATGTCGAGCCGCGGCGACACCAAGTCGTACTCGAAGGACCGCTACTTCCAGGACGACGTGCTGTCCGAGGACAAGCTCGTGCCCGAGGGCATCGAGGGGCGCACGCCGTTCCGCGGCCCGCTGGCGCAGGTGGCCTACCAGCTCATCGGCGGTCTGCGCATGGCCATGGGCTACACGGGGTCGAGCACGATCGCCGAGCTGCAGAACGCGCAGCTCGTGCGGATCACCGCGGCGGGACTCAAGGAGAGCCACCCGCACGACATCACGATGACCGTCGAAGCCCCGAACTACACCACCCGCTGA